The Daucus carota subsp. sativus chromosome 2, DH1 v3.0, whole genome shotgun sequence genome includes a window with the following:
- the LOC108209954 gene encoding BES1/BZR1 homolog protein 4 isoform X2, which translates to MTSGSRLPTWKERENNKRRERRRRAIAAKIFAGLRMYGNFKLPKHCDNNEVLKALCDEAGWTVEEDGTTYRKGCKVVERMDVMGGSASASPCSSYQPSPCASFNPSPASSSFPSPISSIYTGSNNNADPNSLIPWLKNLSSGSSPSSSNFPLHLYIPGGSISAPVTPPLSSPTARTPRMKDGWDDPNAVPAWAGQHYPFLPSSTPPSPGHQTPPDSGWLSGVQTPQDGASSPTFSLVSPSTFGFREGVSCGGSRMWTPGQSGTCSPAVTAGFDRTADVPMCDAISSEFAFGSHTKGLVKPWEGERIHEECVSDDLELTLGNPSTR; encoded by the exons ATGACGTCGGGGTCGCGACTTCCGACATGGAAGGAACGCGAGAACAACAAGCGCCGCGAGCGTCGCCGCCGCGCGATCGCCGCCAAGATCTTCGCCGGATTGAGGATGTACGGCAACTTCAAGCTCCCCAAGCACTGCGATAACAACGAGGTACTCAAAGCTCTGTGCGATGAAGCTGGATGGACTGTTGAAGAAGACGGCACTACTTATCGAAAG GGTTGCAAAGTTGTGGAACGTATGGATGTCATGGGTGGCTCGGCCTCGGCCAGTCCTTGTTCGTCATACCAACCTAGTCCCTGTGCATCATTTAATCCTAGCCCAGCTTCGTCATCCTTTCCTAGTCCAATCTCATCTATATACACTGGAAGCAACAATAATGCTGATCCAAATTCCCTTATTCCGTGGCTTAAAAATCTCTCGTCAGGATCATCACCTTCATCATCTAATTTCCCCCTTCATCTCTACATTCCCGGAGGTTCAATAAGTGCACCTGTCACTCCACCATTAAGTTCTCCTACTGCTCGAACTCCTCGAATGAAAGATGGCTGGGATGATCCAAATGCGGTTCCAGCATGGGCTGGCCAGCACTATCCGTTTTTACCCTCTTCCACACCTCCGAGCCCTGGTCATCAGACCCCCCCAGATTCTGGGTGGTTGTCCGGCGTTCAAACTCCCCAAGACGGGGCTTCGTCACCCACATTTAGCCTGGTTTCACCCAGCACATTTGGCTTCAGAGAGGGAGTTTCCTGCGGAGGATCTCGCATGTGGACTCCTGGGCAAAGTGGAACATGCTCCCCAGCAGTTACGGCAGGTTTTGATCGAACAGCAGATGTTCCAATGTGTGATGCAATTTCCTCTGAATTTGCATTTGGCAGTCACACAAAAGGGCTAGTTAAACCATGGGAAGGTGAGAGAATTCACGAAGAATGCGTTTCGGATGATCTCGAACTTACTCTAGGGAACCCTAGCACAAGGTGA
- the LOC108207202 gene encoding uncharacterized protein LOC108207202 — MTSHTRSRVSEEQWKDMEARLGEINTSCHRLIESSNASLENNIIEKIDQLVSLVTKCDSKIESYNATIDDRIKHQMMGLLRGQGFERMKGPRDRANRGVLQQPRIELCSFQGEDPRVWLRKCNKFFVVNQVSDSHKLDYMEMFLDGKADIWFQSFKLVKEKISWDDFCESLTKRFGKKGGFDEHDEFNKLVQGGPVLEYVEKFEELKSVLLCRNPQLDEKYFISSFISRLKSELKPMVRLMKPANLLDSIEVAQLQEQTVELMVKMHEIKKMSSTINVKWGTTGKKGDVKIVEEKKEGNIKENFKKISLEEFQYRRNNHLCYMRGDKFSQGHQCKNQQYTFMLIEDGEKDVLEEMIEEVEGTITEVSLNALSEKMNRKTITLEGSIQKSKVQMLVDTGSSLSCIDNKVVKNIGLQKQNCDAITVKLADGRTVVSSFYVPKVKWTIQQYEFEFDLRIIDISGWDMIIGVDWLEQFSPIMFDFKKLYLKLNADSNNENQMMLNGRVEAATIQLVRGKELQLMNKKLAQQALKEKVCVAAESLEKFPGQKPDILQRFSKVFEVPVGLPPNRKVDHEIPLQQGSQLFKMKPYKYPHSQKIEIETQVQQMLDSGTIKPSNSPFASPDKFPIPNIDELLDELHGAHVFSKLDFRSGYHQILVKPSDTYKITFQTHHGHFEFVVMPFGLTNAPATFQGLMNQVFKHSDLESHERHLEAVLELLQANQLYAKMSNCSFVVESVEYLGHMISGKGVSMDPAKVESIIKWPVPDSIKTLRGFLGLSGYYRRFIRGYGIMKKPLTDLLKKDGFQWGPEATKAFQLLKKALSKAPVLEMPNFDLPFVVETDACATGMGAVLMQQGKPIFFLSKAFNKKNMGCSVYEKELLALVLAVTKWRHYLVGHHFIIKTDHQSLKFLLEHPRHTSLQYTWLSKMLGDYEIQYKKGCENIAADALSRVVEQPATACVAAISELQHVWLQQVVSSYEGDEECQNLISKLNAKVWTFYSLSHPFTAEKVANVFLDNIFKLHGLPDTIVCDRDRIFTSIFWKSLFEKLGVTLNFTSAYHPQSDGQTERLNQCLEAYLRCFSGDRPSTWKNWLSVAEYWYNTSFHASLGTTPFEALYGIKPVPIS, encoded by the exons ATGACGTCTCATACTCGTTCTCGAGTGTCTGAAGAGCAGTGGAAAGATATGGAGGCTCGTCTCGGCGAGATTAATACTTCGTGTCACCGTCTAATTGAGTCCAGTAATGCTTCGTtggagaacaatatcatagaaaAGATTGATCAGTTGGTTTCTTTGGTTACGAAGTGTGATTCGAAGATCGAATCATATAATGCTACGATTGATGATCGAATTAAGCACCAGATGATGGGTCTTTTGAGGGGCCAAGGATTTGAGCGAATG AAAGGCCCACGAGACAGAGCAAATAGAGGAGTGTTACAGCAACCAAGAATTGAACTGTGTTCATTTCAAGGGGAGGATCCAAGGGTTTGGCTGAGGAAATGCAATAAGTTTTTTGTTGTAAATCAGGTTAGTGATTCTCACAAATTAGACTATATGGAGATGTTTCTTGATGGTAAGGCTGATATTTGGTTCCAGAGTTTTAAGTTGGTTAAAGAAAAGATTTCTTGGGATGATTTTTGTGAATCCTTGACTAAGAGGTTTGGGAAGAAAGGAGGATTTGATGAGCATGATGAGTTTAATAAATTGGTGCAGGGAGGACCTGTATTGGAGTATGTAGAAAAGTTTGAGGAGCTGAAGTCAGTGTTACTTTGTAGAAATCCACAGCTAGATGAGAAGTACTTTATTTCCAGTTTTATTTCTAGACTAAAGTCAGAACTTAAACCAATGGTTAGATTGATGAAACCAGCCAATTTACTGGATTCAATAGAAGTGGCTCAGTTACAAGAACAGACTGTTGAACTCATGGTGAAAATGCATGAAATTAAGAAGATGAGCAGCACCATAAATGTGAAATGGGGCACAACAGGCAAAAAAGGGGATGTAAAAATAGTAGAAGAGAAAAAGGAGGGGAATATTAAGgagaattttaagaaaatatctCTAGAGGAATTTCAGTATAGAAGGAATAACCACTTATGCTATATGCGTGGAGACAAGTTTAGTCAAGGCCATCAGTGCAAAAATCAGCAATATACTTTCATGTTAATAGAAGATGGGGAGAAGGATGTGTTAGAAGAAATGATAGAAGAGGTGGAAGGGACTATAACAGAAGTTTCTTTAAATGCTTTGTCTGAAAAAATGAATAGGAAAACTATCACCTTGGAGGGAAGTATTCAGAAAAGCAAAGTGCAGATGTTAGTGGACACTGGCAGTTCTCTTAGTTGCATTGACAACAAAGTAGTAAAGAATATTGGTCTGCAGAAACAAAATTGTGATGCAATTACTGTTAAGTTGGCAGATGGCAGAACAGTGGTGAGTTCTTTCTATGTGCCTAAAGTCAAATGGAcaattcaacaatatgagtttGAGTTTGATTTGAGAATTATAGATATATCAGGATGGGATATGATCATAGGTGTTGACTGGTTAGAACAATTTAGTCCTATCATGTTTGATTTCAAGAAGCTTTATTTGAAGCTGAATGCAGACTCTAATAATGAGAATCAGATGATGTTGAATGGAAGAGTGGAGGCAGCTACTATACAATTAGTAAGGGGGAAAGAATTACAGTTAATGAATAAGAAGTTGGCTCAACAAGCATTAAAGGAGAAGGTATGTGTTGCTGCAGAAAGCTTAGAGAAATTTCCTGGACAGAAACCTGATATATTACAGAGGTTTTCTAAAGTTTTTGAAGTCCCAGTAGGTCTGCCACCCAACAGGAAGGTGGATCATGAAATTCCCTTACAGCAAGGATCTCAGCTTTTCAAGATGAAACCATACAAGTATCCTCATTCCCAGAAAATAGAAATTGAGACACAAGTGCAGCAGATGCTAGACAGTGGTACTATTAAGCCTAGTAATAGTCCTTTTGCCTCTCCA GACAAATTTCCTATTCCTAACATTGATGAGTTACTAGATGAGTTACATGGAGCACATGTGTTCTCAAAATTGGATTTTAGGTCTGGCTACCATCAAATCTTGGTAAAACCCTCAGATACTTATAAGATTACATTTCAGACTCATCATGGCCATTTTGAGTTTGTAGTCATGCCATTTGGGCTGACAAATGCTCCTGCAACTTTTCAAGGGCTTATGAATCAGGTTTTTAAGCA CTCTGATTTGGAATCACATGAAAGGCATTTAGAGGCTGTTTTGGAGTTATTACAAGCTAATCAGTTGTATGCAAAAATGTCCAATTGTAGTTTTGTAGTGGAGTCTGTAGAATATTTGGGACACATGATATCTGGTAAAGGGGTCAGCATGGACCCTGCTAAGGTGGAAAGTATCATAAAGTGGCCTGTACCTGATTCTATCAAAACATTAAGAGGTTTTCTTGGCTTATCTGGCTATTATAGGAGATTCATTAGAGGCTATGGAATCATGAAAAAACCTTTAACAGACTTGTTAAAAAAGGATGGTTTTCAGTGGGGACCAGAGGCAACTAAAGCTTTCCAGTTATTGAAAAAAGCTTTATCTAAAGCTCCTGTTTTAGAAATGCCAAATTTTGACTTACCTTTTGTTGTGGAGACTGATGCTTGTGCTACAGGAATGGGGGCTGTACTTATGCAACAAGGTAAACCTATTTTTTTTCTCAGTAAAGCATTTAATAAGAAGAATATGGGGTGTTCTGTGTATGAGAAGGAATTACTGGCATTGGTTTTAGCTGTTACTAAATGGAGACATTACCTAGTAGggcatcattttattattaaaactgaTCACCAGTCATTAAAGTTTTTGCTGGAACATCCCCGGCATACATCATTACAGTACACGTGGTTGTCAAAAATGTTGGGTGATTATGAAATACAGTATAAGAAAGGGTGTGAAAACATAGCAGCAGATGCTCTTTCAAGGGTTGTGGAGCAACCTGCAACAGCTTGTGTAGCTGCTATTTCTGAATTACAACATGTATGGTTGCAGCAGGTAGTGAGTAGCTATGAAGGAGATGAGGAGTGTCAGAATCTTATTTCTAAACTG AATGCCAAAGTATGGACATTTTATTCACTTAGTCATCCCTTCACTGCTGAAAAAGTGGCGAATGTGTTTTTGGACAATATTTTCAAACTGCATGGACTTCCAGACACAATAGTCTGTGACAGGGATCGAATATTCACAAGTATATTTTGGAAGTCATTGTTTGAGAAATTGGGAGTGACTTTAAATTTCACATCTGCATACCATCCGCAGAGTGATGGACAAACTGAGCGCCTGAATCAGTGTCTGGAAGCCTATTTGAGATGCTTTTCTGGAGATAGGCCTAGCACTTGGAAAAATTGGTTAAGTGTGGCTGAATATTGGTACAATACATCATTCCATGCAAGTCTGGGAACTACACCTTTTGAAGCTTTGTATGGTATTAAGCCAGTTCCAATCAGCTAG
- the LOC108209954 gene encoding BES1/BZR1 homolog protein 4 isoform X1: MTSGSRLPTWKERENNKRRERRRRAIAAKIFAGLRMYGNFKLPKHCDNNEVLKALCDEAGWTVEEDGTTYRKGCKVVERMDVMGGSASASPCSSYQPSPCASFNPSPASSSFPSPISSIYTGSNNNADPNSLIPWLKNLSSGSSPSSSNFPLHLYIPGGSISAPVTPPLSSPTARTPRMKDGWDDPNAVPAWAGQHYPFLPSSTPPSPGHQTPPDSGWLSGVQTPQDGASSPTFSLVSPSTFGFREGVSCGGSRMWTPGQSGTCSPAVTAGFDRTADVPMCDAISSEFAFGSHTKGLVKPWEGERIHEECVSDDLELTLGNPSTR, encoded by the exons ATGACGTCGGGGTCGCGACTTCCGACATGGAAGGAACGCGAGAACAACAAGCGCCGCGAGCGTCGCCGCCGCGCGATCGCCGCCAAGATCTTCGCCGGATTGAGGATGTACGGCAACTTCAAGCTCCCCAAGCACTGCGATAACAACGAGGTACTCAAAGCTCTGTGCGATGAAGCTGGATGGACTGTTGAAGAAGACGGCACTACTTATCGAAAG GGTTGCAAAGTTGTGGAACGTATGGATGTCATGGGTGGCTCGGCCTCGGCCAGTCCTTGTTCGTCATACCAACCTAGTCCCTGTGCATCATTTAATCCTAGCCCAGCTTCGTCATCCTTTCCTAGTCCAATCTCATCTATATACACTGGAAGCAACAATAATGCTGATCCAAATTCCCTTATTCCGTGGCTTAAAAATCTCTCGTCAGGATCATCACCTTCATCATCTAATTTCCCCCTTCATCTCTACATTCCCGGAGGTTCAATAAGTGCACCTGTCACTCCACCATTAAGTTCTCCTACTGCTCGAACTCCTCGAATGAAAGATGGCTGGGATGATCCAAATGCGGTTCCAGCATGGGCTGGCCAGCACTATCCGTTTTTACCCTCTTCCACACCTCCGAGCCCTGGTCATCAGACCCCCCCAGATTCTGGGTGGTTGTCCGGCGTTCAAACTCCCCAAGACGGGGCTTCGTCACCCACATTTAGCCTGGTTTCACCCAGCACATTTGGCTTCAGAGAGGGAGTTTCCTGCGGAGGATCTCGCATGTGGACTCCTGGGCAAAGTGGAACATGCTCCCCAGCAGTTACGGCAGGTTTTGATCGAACAGCAGATGTTCCAATGTGTGATGCAATTTCCTCTGAATTTGCATTTGGCAGTCACACAAAAGGGCTAGTTAAACCATGGGAAGGTGAGAGAATTCACGAAGAATGCGTTTCGGATGATCTCGAACTTACTCTAGGGAACCCTAGCACAAG ATAG
- the LOC135150460 gene encoding uncharacterized protein LOC135150460 — protein MATEDKEVRNENGYSNPLFLANSDNAKIPLGNVIFNGDNFLNWSRSIKLALGSKNKLGFLDGKVKKPQADDVKYPLWIKNDYMIRGWLFRSMNEKIANSFTYIDSVERLWNELEERYTETNAPLLYSLKKQAKNLEQENMTVSEYYFKLKRIWDEIQDVEGLPKCTCEAMKKCTCELLKKFIEIQERNEVIDFVIGLNKKNENIAGNIMAMEPLPTLNRAFHLVQQAEKQKQVAENQCVGEASAFAIGRMSQGRHFLNSQKRETKEMKMKKWCDHCKKKGHTVDECLKLIGYPEWFGNPGKEKTNGGNIKYAANVRREEPEYEQDDPLEMGCGSDSGKEMKPDGKLVSAVVQKMMKLFNTQQASGGNNNKMANFAGIILVSNVVSIVKPYDKNTWIIDSGASNHMCGNKNIFHNLRSLDLPVRVGLPDGSVKIVDKMGDIKLSRRLTLYDVLYIDEFNHNLLSVSKLIKTSKINVMFDTKICILQDPSTKEIVGRGKEENGLYRLEVAKDEENQVGAMRFWRQSNNVVMCNEAVKLSILHAKLGHSSVSKMRHIEFCNSDGLRNFFCDACCVGKHHKLPFKPSNAIAKNIFDLVHVDLWGPNITTAKFTITTSSPPVSESGLPFISDFLRHFEPTSLPYTPVTTHTSDHCHFGTSMSSLIGNASITALSNHTPVYTISEP, from the exons ATGGCTACGGAAGATAAAGAAGTAAGAAATGAGAATGGATATTCAAATCCACTCTTTTTGGCAAACTCAGATAATGCAAAAATACCGTTGGGGAATGTTATCTTCAATGGTGATAACTTTCTCAACTGGAGCAGGAGCATAAAGCTTGCTTTAGGATCCAAGAACAAGCTGGGTTTCTTGGATGGTAAAGTGAAGAAACCACAGGCAGATGATGTAAAATATCCACTCTGGATAAAGAATGACTACATGATAAGAGGTTGGCTCTTCAGATCTATGAATGAGAAGATTGCTAATAGTTTCACCTATATAGACTCTGTTGAGAGGCTATGGAATGAGCTAGAGGAAAGGTACACAGAGACAAATGCTCCACTCTTGTATTCTTTGAAGAAACAAGCTAAAAATTTAGAGCAGGAAAACATGACTGTTTCCGAGTATTATTTCAAGCTAAAGCGGATCTGGGATGAAATACAAGATGTGGAGGGACTTCCAAAATGCACATGTGAGGCAATGAAGAAATGCACATGTGAGCTTTTGAAAAAGTTCATTGAAATACAAGAAAGGAACGAAGTTATAGACTTTGTAATAggactaaataagaaaaatgaaaatatagcTGGGAACATTATGGCAATGGAGCCATTGCCAACTCTAAATAGAGCTTTTCACCTTGTGCAACAAGCTGAGAAGCAAAAACAAGTAGCTGAAAATCAATGTGTTGGAGAAGCTAGCGCTTTTGCTATTGGAAGAATGAGTCAAGGGAGGCATTTCTTGAACTCACAGaaaagagagacaaaagaaatgaaaatgaagaaatggtGTGACCACTGTAAGAAAAAGGGGCACACCGTTGATGAATGTTTAAAGCTCATAGGGTACCCGGAATGGTTTGGAAACCCtggaaaagaaaaaacaaatggAGGAAACATAAAATATGCAGCTAATGTAAGAAGAGAAGAGCCTGAGTATGAACAAGATGATCCTTTGGAGATGGGATGTGGAAGTGATAGCGGAAAAGAGATGAAACCAGATGGCAAATTAGTCTCAGCAGTAGTGCAGAAAATGATGAAGCTGTTCAATACACAACAAGCATCAGGAGGAAATAACAACAAAATGGCTAATTTTGCAGGTATAATCTTGGTCTCTAATGTAGTCAGTATAGTCAAACCTTATGATAAAAATACATGGATCATAGATTCAGGGGCATCTAATCACATGTGTGGAAATAAGAATATCTTtcataatttaagaagtttggaTTTACCTGTAAGAGTAGGATTACCGGATGGAAGTGTTAAGATTGTTGATAAGATGGGTGATATTAAATTATCTAGAAGATTGACACTTTACGATGTGCTCTATATTGATGAATTCAATCATAATTTACTTTCAGTTAGTAAATTAATCAAGACGAGTAAAATTAATGTGATGTTTGATACAAAAATTTGTATCTTACAGGACCCTTCCACTAAGGAGATAGTTGGGAGAGGAAAGGAGGAAAATGGGCTTTATAGACTAGAAGTTGCAAAAGATGAAGAGAATCAAGTTGGAGCAATGAGATTTTGGAGACAAAGTAATAATGTAGTTATGTGCAATGAAGCTGTAAAACTCAGTATTTTACATGCTAAATTAGGACATAGCTCGGTCTCCAAAATGAGGCACATTGAGTTTTGTAATTCAGATGGTTTAAGGAATTTCTTCTGTGATGCGTGTTGTGTAGGAAAGCATCATAAACTGCCGTTTAAGCCTAGTAATGCTATtgctaaaaatatatttgatcttGTTCATGTGGATTTATGGGGGCCAAATATAACAACCGCGAAATTCACAA TTACCACTTCTAGTCCACCTGTTTCTGAGAGTGGACTCCCTTTCATTTCAGACTTTCTTCGACATTTTGAGCCTACATCTCTTCCATATACCCCTGTTACCACACATACTTCTGATCATTGTCATTTTGGGACTTCCATGTCGTCTTTGATTGGAAATGCTTCCATAACAGCTTTGAGTAATCACACCCCTGTTTACACCATATCTGAACCTTGA